A stretch of Leishmania infantum JPCM5 genome chromosome 19 DNA encodes these proteins:
- a CDS encoding 4-coumarate:coa ligase-like protein, which produces MRKVNRRSTTSGFACGLAAPVGLHQPRRWYFMSTAAPRAAEDMRIYKSKLPSVMDKVNRETTLYGYLMKRMAAADPKKIAAVQAETGKTLTYPELMKATEHAAKALHQHGVRKGDVVCLCMLNTIVYGPLVYGTLRLGAIASTVNAVATASTLAYHFKANGAKVVLGMHFFQKQLAEAVALVEQETGRKVQVLYPEEFFKTDAPEIPADYDGLKGATPNDTVAILFSSGTTGMPKGVQLTNRALIACSEQSASAFGVGSQDTAVTVLPLFHVFGFTACMNCMFAYAATQVVMSKYSAEDYVRAIEKYKATVNLVAPPILISLVKNADKVKRHDLSSLKRFCSSSAPLGADVVDTVEQLIPGCAVTQGYGMTEMAPTVTAPLWGQRCTPGCCGSLIPDTELRIVKVDDSQQSGADKSCGIDAEPGAEGEVWVRGPQMMKGYLRDEDTAMCMQDGWYRTGDIGKMLETDELMITDRLKELIKYKGFQVSPASLEALLLTHPWVKDCVVIGVPDPRDVSFENPRALVVLQPSVSPEDAVRASDELYRFVMISMPPHKRLHGGVRVVDEIPRNAAGKVMRRQVRQDEVALLKGQNSDSGAPETTKERYRYYYHCSCVVWEMIQGEYATACVGVGVQALVLFALPAFYSASTRKQLAPPPXSESHXASAFSRCQCVCFSFVFVVAFCCCFTSVCCLGLEHVPAIRRLTRAAVCFLLCIWWCTCYFRLA; this is translated from the coding sequence ATGAGAAAGGTAAATCGCAGGAGCACGACTAGCGGCTTTGCCTGTGGGCTTGCTGCGCCGGTGGGACTGCatcagccgcggcgctggtACTTCATGtccacggcggcaccgcgggcggcggaggacaTGCGCATCTACAAGTCGAAGCTGCCGTCGGTGATGGACAAGGTGAACCGGGAGACGACGTTGTACGGGTATCTGATGAAgcgcatggcggcggcggacccGAAGAAAATCGCTGCGGTGCAGGCGGAGACGGGCAAGACACTCACGTACCCGGAGCTGATGAAGGCGACGGAGCACGCGGCGAAAGCACTGCACCAGCATGGCGTGCGGAAGGGCGACgttgtgtgcctgtgcatgCTGAACACGATCGTGTACGGCCCGCTGGTGTACGGCacgctgcgcctcggcgcGATCGCGTCGACGGTGAACGCCGTGgcaacggcgtcgacgcTGGCGTACCACTTCAAGGCGAACGGTGCGAAGGTGGTGCTGGGCATGCACTTCTTCCAGAAGCAGCTCGCggaggccgtggcgctggTAGAGCAGGAGACCGGGCGGAAGGTCCAGGTGCTGTACCCGGAGGAGTTCTTCAAGACAGACGCTCCCGAGATCCCTGCGGACTACGACGGGCTGAAGGGGGCCACGCCGAACGACACCGTGGCCATCCTCTTCTCGAGCGGCACGACCGGCATGCCGAAGGGTGTGCAGCTGACGAACCGTGCGCTCATTGCGTGCTCGGAGCAGTCCGCCAGCGCGTTCGGCGTTGGCTCGCAGGACACCGCCGTGACCGTTCTTCCGCTGTTTCACGTCTTCGGGTTCACGGCGTGCATGAACTGCATGTTCGCCTACGCCGCGACGCAGGTGGTGATGTCCAAGTACTCGGCCGAGGACTACGTGCGCGCGATTGAGAAGTACAAGGCGACGGTCAACCTCGTCGCCCCGCCGATCCTCATCTCGCTGGTGAAGAACGCGGACAAGGTGAAGCGGCACGACCTGTCGTCGCTCAAGCGCTTctgctcctcgtcggcgccgcttgGAGCGGACGTGGTGGAcacggtggagcagctgatCCCTGGCTGCGCTGTCACCCAGGGCTACGGCATGACGGAGATGGCGCCGACGGTGACGGCACCGCTGTGGGGCCAACGGTGCACGCCAGGCTGCTGCGGGAGCCTGATACCCGACACGGAGCTACGCATCGTGAAGGTGGACGACAGCCAGCAGAGCGGCGCGGATAAGTCTTGCGGCATCGACGCAGAGCCCGGCGCGGAGGGTgaggtgtgggtgcgtggtCCGCAGATGATGAAGGGCTATTTGCGCGATGAGGACACGGCCATGTGCATGCAGGACGGCTGGTACCGCACTGGCGACATCGGCAAGATGCTGGAGACTGACGAGCTGATGATCACGGACCGGCTGAAGGAGCTGATCAAGTACAAGGGCTTTCAGGTGTCGCCGGCTTCCCTGGAGGCGCTCTTGCTGACGCACCCGTGGGTGAAGGACTGCGTGGTGATTGGCGTGCCGGACCCGCGCGACGTGAGCTTCGAGAACCCGCGTGCGCTCGTCGTGCTGCAGCCCTCTGTGTCCCCAGAGGACGCCGTCCGTGCGTCGGACGAGCTGTACCGCTTCGTGATGATAAGCATGCCCCCGCACAAGCGGCTGcacggcggtgtgcgcgtcgTGGACGAGATTCCTCGCAACGCCGCTGGCAAGGTGATGCGGCGTCAGGTGCGCCAGGatgaggtggcgctgctgaaggggCAGAACAGCGATAGCGGTGCACCAGAGACTACCAAGGAAAGGTACCGCTACTACTaccactgcagctgcgtaGTTTGGGAGATGATTCAAGGCGAATATGCAACAgcctgtgtgggtgtgggtgtccAAGCCCTCGTGCTCTTTGCGCTACCTGCATTTTACTCTGCCTCAACGCGAAAGCAgcttgcccctccccctNCCTCCGAGTCCCATCNTGCCAGTGCGTTTTCGCGATGTCAGTGCGTGTGTTtctctttcgtttttgtgGTTGcattttgttgttgttttaCGTCTGTGTGCTGTTTGGGGTTGGAACACGTCCCCGCCATCCGCAGGCTCACTCGCGCTGCTGTTTGCTTTCTTCTCTGCATCTGGTGGTGTACTTGTTACTTCCGTCTCGCGTaa
- a CDS encoding 4-coumarate:coa ligase-like protein: MSTAAPRAAEDMRIYKSKLPSVMDKVNRETTLYGYLMKRMAAADPKKIAAVQAETGKTLTYPELMKATEHAAKALHQHGVRKGDVVCLCMLNTIVYGPLVYGTLRLGAIASTVNAVATASTLAYHFKANGAKVVLGMHFFQKQLAEAVALVEQETGRKVQVLYPEEFFKTDAPEIPADYDGLKGATPNDTVAILFSSGTTGMPKGVQLTNRALIACSEQSASAFGVGSQDTAVTVLPLFHVFGFTACMNCMFAYAATQVVMSKYSAEDYVRAIEKYKATVNLVAPPILISLVKNADKVKRHDLSSLKRFCSSSAPLGADVVDTVEQLIPGCAVTQGYGMTEMAPTVTAPLWGQRCTPGCCGSLIPDTELRIVKVDDSQQSGADKSCGIDAEPGAEGEVWVRGPQMMKGYLRDEDTAMCMQDGWYRTGDIGKMLETDELMITDRLKELIKYKGFQVSPASLEALLLTHPWVKDCVVIGVPDPRDVSFENPRALVVLQPSVSPEDAVRASDELYRFVMISMPPHKRLHGGVRVVDEIPRNAAGKVMRRQVRQDEVALLKGQNSDSGAPETTKEGTATTTTAAA, translated from the coding sequence ATGtccacggcggcaccgcgggcggcggaggacaTGCGCATCTACAAGTCGAAGCTGCCGTCGGTGATGGACAAGGTGAACCGGGAGACGACGTTGTACGGGTATCTGATGAAgcgcatggcggcggcggacccGAAGAAAATCGCTGCGGTGCAGGCGGAGACGGGCAAGACACTCACGTACCCGGAGCTGATGAAGGCGACGGAGCACGCGGCGAAAGCACTGCACCAGCATGGCGTGCGGAAGGGCGACgttgtgtgcctgtgcatgCTGAACACGATCGTGTACGGCCCGCTGGTGTACGGCacgctgcgcctcggcgcGATCGCGTCGACGGTGAACGCCGTGgcaacggcgtcgacgcTGGCGTACCACTTCAAGGCGAACGGTGCGAAGGTGGTGCTGGGCATGCACTTCTTCCAGAAGCAGCTCGCggaggccgtggcgctggTAGAGCAGGAGACCGGGCGGAAGGTCCAGGTGCTGTACCCGGAGGAGTTCTTCAAGACAGACGCTCCCGAGATCCCTGCGGACTACGACGGGCTGAAGGGGGCCACGCCGAACGACACCGTGGCCATCCTCTTCTCGAGCGGCACGACCGGCATGCCGAAGGGTGTGCAGCTGACGAACCGTGCGCTCATTGCGTGCTCGGAGCAGTCCGCCAGCGCGTTCGGCGTTGGCTCGCAGGACACCGCCGTGACCGTTCTTCCGCTGTTTCACGTCTTCGGGTTCACGGCGTGCATGAACTGCATGTTCGCCTACGCCGCGACGCAGGTGGTGATGTCCAAGTACTCGGCCGAGGACTACGTGCGCGCGATTGAGAAGTACAAGGCGACGGTCAACCTCGTCGCCCCGCCGATCCTCATCTCGCTGGTGAAGAACGCGGACAAGGTGAAGCGGCACGACCTGTCGTCGCTCAAGCGCTTctgctcctcgtcggcgccgcttgGAGCGGACGTGGTGGAcacggtggagcagctgatCCCTGGCTGCGCTGTCACCCAGGGCTACGGCATGACGGAGATGGCGCCGACGGTGACGGCACCGCTGTGGGGCCAACGGTGCACGCCAGGCTGCTGCGGGAGCCTGATACCCGACACGGAGCTACGCATCGTGAAGGTGGACGACAGCCAGCAGAGCGGCGCGGATAAGTCTTGCGGCATCGACGCAGAGCCCGGCGCGGAGGGTgaggtgtgggtgcgtggtCCGCAGATGATGAAGGGCTATTTGCGCGATGAGGACACGGCCATGTGCATGCAGGACGGCTGGTACCGCACTGGCGACATCGGCAAGATGCTGGAGACTGACGAGCTGATGATCACGGACCGGCTGAAGGAGCTGATCAAGTACAAGGGCTTTCAGGTGTCGCCGGCTTCCCTGGAGGCGCTCTTGCTGACGCACCCGTGGGTGAAGGACTGCGTGGTGATTGGCGTGCCGGACCCGCGCGACGTGAGCTTCGAGAACCCGCGTGCGCTCGTCGTGCTGCAGCCCTCTGTGTCCCCAGAGGACGCCGTCCGTGCGTCGGACGAGCTGTACCGCTTCGTGATGATAAGCATGCCCCCGCACAAGCGGCTGcacggcggtgtgcgcgtcgTGGACGAGATTCCTCGCAACGCCGCTGGCAAGGTGATGCGGCGTCAGGTGCGCCAGGatgaggtggcgctgctgaaggggCAGAACAGCGATAGCGGTGCACCAGAGACTACCAAGGAAGGTACCGCTACTACTaccactgcagctgcgtaG
- a CDS encoding 4-coumarate:coa ligase-like protein — protein MSTAAPRAAEDMRIYKSKLPSVMDKVNRETTLYGYLMKRMAAADPKKIAAVQAETGKTLTYPELMKATEHAAKALHQHGVRKGDVVCLCMLNTIVYGPLVYGTLRLGAIASTVNAVATASTLAYHFKANGAKVVLGMHFFQKQLAEAVALVEQETGRKVQVLYPEEFFKTDAPEIPADYDGLKGATPNDTVAILFSSGTTGMPKGVQLTNRALIACSEQSASAFGVGSQDTAVTVLPLFHVFGFTACMNCMFAYAATQVVMSKYSAEDYVRAIEKYKATVNLVAPPILISLVKNADKVKRHDLSSLKRFCSSSAPLGADVVDTVEQLIPGCAVTQGYGMTEMAPTVTAPLWGQRCTPGCCGSLIPDTELRIVKVDDSQQSGADKSCGIDAEPGAEGEVWVRGPQMMKGYLRDEDTAMCMQDGWYRTGDIGKMLETDELMITDRLKELIKYKGFQVSPASLEALLLTHPWVKDCVVIGVPDPRDVSFENPRALVVLQPSVSPEDAVRASDELYRFVMISMPPHKRLHGGVRVVDEIPRNAAGKVMRRQVRQDEVALLKGQNTDSGEGN, from the coding sequence ATGtccacggcggcaccgcgggcggcggaggacaTGCGCATCTACAAGTCGAAGCTGCCGTCGGTGATGGACAAGGTGAACCGGGAGACGACGTTGTACGGGTATCTGATGAAgcgcatggcggcggcggacccGAAGAAAATCGCTGCGGTGCAGGCGGAGACGGGCAAGACACTCACGTACCCGGAGCTGATGAAGGCGACGGAGCACGCGGCGAAAGCACTGCACCAGCATGGCGTGCGGAAGGGCGACgttgtgtgcctgtgcatgCTGAACACGATCGTGTACGGCCCGCTGGTGTACGGCacgctgcgcctcggcgcGATCGCGTCGACGGTGAACGCCGTGgcaacggcgtcgacgcTGGCGTACCACTTCAAGGCGAACGGTGCGAAGGTGGTGCTGGGCATGCACTTCTTCCAGAAGCAGCTCGCggaggccgtggcgctggTAGAGCAGGAGACCGGGCGGAAGGTCCAGGTGCTGTACCCGGAGGAGTTCTTCAAGACAGACGCTCCCGAGATCCCTGCGGACTACGACGGGCTGAAGGGGGCCACGCCGAACGACACCGTGGCCATCCTCTTCTCGAGCGGCACGACCGGCATGCCGAAGGGTGTGCAGCTGACGAACCGTGCGCTCATTGCGTGCTCGGAGCAGTCCGCCAGCGCGTTCGGCGTTGGCTCGCAGGACACCGCCGTGACCGTTCTTCCGCTGTTTCACGTCTTCGGGTTCACGGCGTGCATGAACTGCATGTTCGCCTACGCCGCGACGCAGGTGGTGATGTCCAAGTACTCGGCCGAGGACTACGTGCGCGCGATTGAGAAGTACAAGGCGACGGTCAACCTCGTCGCCCCGCCGATCCTCATCTCGCTGGTGAAGAACGCGGACAAGGTGAAGCGGCACGACCTGTCGTCGCTCAAGCGCTTctgctcctcgtcggcgccgcttgGAGCGGACGTGGTGGAcacggtggagcagctgatCCCTGGCTGCGCTGTCACCCAGGGCTACGGCATGACGGAGATGGCGCCGACGGTGACGGCACCGCTGTGGGGCCAACGGTGCACGCCAGGCTGCTGCGGGAGCCTGATACCCGACACGGAGCTACGCATCGTGAAGGTGGACGACAGCCAGCAGAGCGGCGCGGATAAGTCTTGCGGCATCGACGCAGAGCCCGGCGCGGAGGGTgaggtgtgggtgcgtggtCCGCAGATGATGAAGGGCTATTTGCGCGATGAGGACACGGCCATGTGCATGCAGGACGGCTGGTACCGCACTGGCGACATCGGCAAGATGCTGGAGACTGACGAGCTGATGATCACGGACCGGCTGAAGGAGCTGATCAAGTACAAGGGCTTTCAGGTGTCGCCGGCTTCCCTGGAGGCGCTCTTGCTGACGCACCCGTGGGTGAAGGACTGCGTGGTGATTGGCGTGCCGGACCCGCGCGACGTGAGCTTCGAGAACCCGCGTGCGCTCGTCGTGCTGCAGCCCTCTGTGTCCCCAGAGGACGCCGTCCGTGCGTCGGACGAGCTGTACCGCTTCGTGATGATAAGCATGCCCCCGCACAAGCGGCTGcacggcggtgtgcgcgtcgTGGACGAGATTCCTCGCAACGCCGCTGGCAAGGTGATGCGGCGTCAGGTGCGCCAGGatgaggtggcgctgctgaaggggCAGAACACCGATAGCGGTGAGGGCAACTGA